The Spinacia oleracea cultivar Varoflay chromosome 2, BTI_SOV_V1, whole genome shotgun sequence DNA segment gtgtacatgcatatgtacgctgcgaaaaagtactttttgcatcgaacattgtacgctgcaacaagttcagacttgttgcaggcccccccgttgcagcatacgatgtacgctgcaacaggggtctaaaagcacgctgcaataagggttttttctactagtgccttACACTGCAGAGGAAGTTAAAGCTGCTCTTTTCTCTATTCCAGGAGCCAAGGCACCTGGTCCAGATGGTTTTGGGTCTCATTTATACAAGGATTCATGGCatattgttggaaatgaagTTGTTGCAGCTGTTCTTGATATGCTACAGCATGGTAGAATTTTGAAAGAGCTGAATCATACAGTCATTACCTtaattcctaaaactaaatGCCCTAAAGATGTGAGTGAGTTTAGGCCTATTTCTTGCTGTAATACTTTGTATAAATATATTACAAAGGTTTTGTGTGGGAGGCTCAGATAGGTGTTGCCTGATCTCATTCTTGAAAATCAAGGTGGGTTTGTACATGGTAGATTCATAGCGCATAACATCATGGTTGTTCAGGACTTGGTGAGACAATATGGAAGGAAGGGTGTGAAGCCTAGCTGTCTCATGAAAATTGATTTGCAAAAATCTTATGACACTGTTGATTGGCATTTTCTTCAGGAAATGTTAGAGTATTTGGAGTTCCCTACAGTTTGTGGATCTTGCTATGCAGTGTGTTTCTACCCCAATGTTTTCTCCGATGTTCAATGGCTCTATGCATGGTTTCTTTAAATCTAAGAGAGGTTTGAGGCAAGGTGATCCTATTTCTCCCCTCTTATTTGTCATCTGTATGGAGTATCTGTCCAGAATCTTGCATAAAATGTGTGACTTGCCTTTATTCAGTTTCCATCCAAGGTGTAAAGAGATTAAACTTACCCACttgtgttttgctgatgatctgATTCTCTGCTGCAAGGGTGATTATCCTTTTATCTTGTTGCTGCTTCAAGCTTTTAAGCTTTTCTCCAATTCTTCTGGTCTTAAAGCTAACCAAAGGAAGTCTTCCATTTATTGTAATGGTGTGCCAGAAAGAGATGTGCAGAGAGTAGTAGATGTTTCTGGTTTCACCAGAAGTTTGCTTCCTTTTAAATATTTGCGAGTCCCAATATGTTCCAAAAACATCTCAGTTGCTCAATGTAGCCACCTAGTGGATAA contains these protein-coding regions:
- the LOC130467356 gene encoding uncharacterized protein translates to MKNEDYLGCEEVKAALFSIPGAKAPGPDGFGSHLYKDSWHIVGNEVVAAVLDMLQHGRILKELNHTVITLIPKTKCPKDVSEFRPISCCGFVHGRFIAHNIMVVQDLVRQYGRKGVKPSCLMKIDLQKSYDTVDWHFLQEMLEYLEFPTVCGSCYAVCFYPNVFSDVQWLYACFHPRCKEIKLTHLCFADDLILCCKGDYPFILLLLQAFKLFSNSSGLKANQRKSSIYCNGVPERDVQRVVDVSGFTRSLLPFKYLRVPICSKNISVAQCSHLVDKIIAKIKM